One genomic window of Denticeps clupeoides chromosome 14, fDenClu1.1, whole genome shotgun sequence includes the following:
- the LOC114803280 gene encoding kunitz-type protease inhibitor 1-like: MRRAFFLLLLLLLLLAVAQVSSSDPSCAADFREGKADFFLDTSDSINAGAALLAGFNAMDCVAACCDHPRCSVALSDLRDAAGGCFLFDCLYKERFVCNFARKEGFVSYVKASVYARFLDGPTAGEKDRPPVADAGPAVVAQPMESVTLNGVESWDDKKIARYDWSLVQGNQSVVMEKTGYEDQVMVSNLFPGVYVFQLKVTDSHDQSATAEVQVLVLTHQQSEHHCLVPKKTGPCKGSFTRWHYNAASEKCESFVFGGCKANLNNYLSEKECIAACNGISASSFRRSGVPEHEACGATCRDDQFTCKPGCCVDDSLECDGVAHCSNGADESGCSMINRTLSRLLHIHVDEDKAHCTEPPVTGPCRASMSHWYYDPMDRRCYRFTYGGCDGNKNNFEQERVCMDTCKLVTDKDVFAKGLFDRSPPGDPKSGSIAALVLLLVAVFAALAVIGYCVLKKRKRADHQPVATSPPQIQLQEDSDNMVYNSTTKPV; this comes from the exons ATGCGCCGCgcgttcttcctcctcctcctcctcctcctcctcctcgccgtgGCCCAGGTGAGCTCCTCGGACCCGAGCTGCGCGGCGGACTTCCGGGAAGGCAAGGCCGACTTCTTCCTGGACACCAGCGACTCCATCAACGCCGGGGCCGCGCTGCTGGCCGGGTTCAACGCCATGGACTGTGTCGCCGCCTGCTGCGACCACCCCCGGTGCAGCGTGGCGCTGTCCGACCTGCGGGACGCCGCGGGCGGCTGCTTCCTGTTCGACTGCCTGTACAAGGAGAGGTTCGTGTGCAACTTCGCCAGGAAGGAGGGCTTCGTCAGCTACGTGAAGGCCTCCGTGTACGCGCGGTTCCTGGACGGCCCGACAGCCG GTGAGAAGGACCGACCCCCCGTAGCCGATGCCGGACCCGCCGTGGTGGCCCAGCCCATGGAGTCCGTCACCCTCAACGGCGTCGAGAGCTGGGACGACAAGAAGATCGCCAGATACGACTGGAGTCTGGTGCAAGGAAACCAGTCCGTGGTGATGGAG AAAACGGGATATGAAGATCAGGTTATGGTGTCCAACCTTTTCCCGGGAGTTTACGTATTTCAGCTCAAAGTAACCGACTCCCACGACCAGTCCGCCACCGCAGAGGTCCAGGTCCTGGTCCTCACCCACCAACAGTCGGAAC ACCATTGCCTGGTCCCGAAAAAGACGGGGCCATGTAAGGGTTCCTTTACCCGCTGGCACTACAACGCTGCATCTGAGAAGTGTGAGAGTTTTGTGTTTGGGGGCTGCAAAGCAAACCTCAACAATTATCTCTCCGAGAAAGAGTGCATCGCGGCTTGCAATGGCATCTCCG CTTCTAGTTTTAGAAGAAGTGGCGTTCCAGAGCATGAAG CTTGTGGTGCGACGTGTCGAGACGACCAGTTCACGTGTAAACCCGGCTGCTGTGTGGACGACTCGTTGGAATGTGATGGCGTGGCGCACTGCAGCAACGGTGCTGATGAAAGTGGATGCAGCATGA TCAATAGGACTCTTTCCAGACTGCTGCATATACACGTGGATGAAGATAAAG CACACTGTACTGAGCCTCCGGTGACGGGCCCCTGCCGTGCCAGCATGTCCCACTGGTACTACGACCCAATGGACCGCCGCTGCTACCGCTTCACATATGGTGGCTGTGATGGGAACAAGAACAACTTTGAGCAGGAGCGCGTCTGCATGGATACGTGCAAGTTGGTGACCG ATAAAGATGTCTTCGCAAAAGGATTGTTTGATCGTTCACCTCCAGGGGACCCCAAATCAG GCTCCATCGCTGCATTAGTCCTGCTTTTAGTCGCCGTCTTTGCAGCCTTAGCTGTGATTGGCTACTGCGTCCTGAAGAAAAGGAAGAGGGCGGATCACCAACCTGTGGCCACCAGTCCGCCCCAGATCCAGCTCCAGGAGGACTCCGATAACATGGTGTACAATTCCACCACCAAGCCAGTCTGA